CCTATAATACTTTGCATAGGCATAATAACATTCATACTTTGTTTTTTAGGTGTATTAATAGGAAATAAGGTGGGAAATTTTCTAGGAAGTTTTGCTAAATTTTCAGGAGGAATAATACTTATTTTAATAGGTTTTAATATTTTTAACGAACATACTGGTTTTTTAAATTATTTCTTTTAATTACATATTTTAAGTTTTAAGGTGACATCTATCAAATCTAAATGTCACCTTAATTCATGTTGTCTCCATTTAGTGAGCATATACTATCGTAGTAAATGCCTTTTTTATTCATTAATTGCTCATGCGTTCCACTTTCAGCTATTACCCCTTTATCTACTACCATTATGTTATCGCAATATCTTATAGTGCTTAATCTATGTGCTATTATTATACTGGTTTTGTCTTTCATCGCATATTTTATAGCTTCTTGTATTTTTCTTTCTGTATTAGTGTCTATACTGCTTGTAGCCTCATCTAAAATCAATATTGGTGATTCTTTCAGTATAGCTCTTGATATACTTATTAATTGTTTTTGTCCTATACTTAAACTATCTCCGCCTTCTTCTATCCATGTATCATAATTGTTTTTTAATTTCATTATGAAACTATGCGAATTAGAGATTTTACATGCATCAATTACATCTTCCTTTGTAGCATCTAATTTTGAATACTTTATATTGTCTAAAATCGTCCCATTAAATAAGTATATATCTTGTAATACAATTGATAAAGAGTTGTTAAAGTATTCTTTATCATAATCGTTAATATCATATCCTCCTATTAAAATCTTTCCTTTATCATGCTCATATAATCTATTTATAAGATTTATAATAGTTGTTTTGCCACTTCCAGTCGTACCTATTATGGCATTGCTTGTTCCATCTTTAATTTTAAAGTTTAAATCCTTTAATATATAATCACCTTTTCCATATTTAAACCATACATTTTTAAATTCTATATCCCCTTTTAACATATCTTTACTTTTAACACCTTTAATTACATGTTTTTCTTTTACCTCTTCATCTAATATTTCAAAAACTCTTTCGCATCCAGCTATTGATATCTGAAATGTATTAAATAAATTTGCAAGTTCATTTAAAGGCCTAGTAAATTGCTTTGTATAACTTAAAAATGTAGCTATAGTTCCTACAGTTATTATATTCTTTATTGAGAGGTATGCCCCTGCTACTGAAATAAGCGTAAATGATATGTTTGTAATAACATTCATCATAGGCATAAGTAGCGAACTATATATCTGTGCTTTTAAAGATTCTCTTAAAAGCCTATCATTTATTTCATTAAAGCTTTCTACTGAGTCTTCTTCATAGTTAAAAGATTTTATTACATTCATATTTTTTATATTTTCTTCTATATGTGAATTTAATAACCCTAATTCTATTTGTTGGTTTTTAAAAAATGACTTACTTCTTCTCGCAATAAATTTGCTTAGTATAATAACCAGAGGCATTGTAATTATACTTAATATTGTAAGCTGAGGGCTTAATATAAACATCATAATTACGGTTCCAAAAATAGTTATAATAGATGTAATTATCTGAGCTATTGAACTTGATATTCCACTACTTATATTATCAATATCATTAGTTATCCTACTCATTAAATCTCCATTTTTATGTTCATCAAAATATGCAATAGGCAATGTTTGGAGCTTTGAAAAAACAGATGATCGTATTTTTTTTATGACCCTTTGAGACATATTTATTATTATAAATTCCTTAAATAAACTTACAACTGAGTCAATTAGATAAAAACTAATTAAAGCTCCCAATGTTATTTTAAATATAGATTTTCCAAGTACATTCATATCTATTATATCTATGCACTTTCCTATTAAAAGGGGGATTAATATAACAATTAAACAATCTAAAAAAACTAAAATACTTATTAATATTAATGTCTTTTTCTCATTATTAAAATATTTTAAAAGTCTTAAAATTGTCTTTCTCGTATTTTTAGGTTTCTTCCTTGGCGTAAATCTACTTTCAATCTTACTTTTCATTGATTACCCACCACCTTTATACATCTGGCGATATTTGAGAGTTATATATTTCTTTATACATATCACATTGTTTTAATAGACTGCTATGATTATCAAAACCGACTATTTTCCCATTTTCTAAAACTATTATTTTATCCATATCTAATATAGAACTAATCTTTTGAGAAACCACTATGTATGTAGTATTATCTAGGTAGTTTTTTATGTTGTTTTTAATTCTATTTTCAGTTTTTATGTCCATAGCACTAAATGAATCATCTAAAATTAAAATTTTAGGATTTTTTATTAATGCTCTAGCTATACAGACTCTTTGCTTTTGCCCTCCTGATAAATTAGCTCCATTTTCTCCAACCATTTGTTCATATCCACCTTCAAAATTCTTTATAAATTCATCACATTCACATATTTTGCATATGTCTATAACCTTATCTAATGAAGCTTTTCTATTTCCCATTTTTATATTATTAATTATAGTTTTATTAAACAAAGTACTTTTTTGTGGAACTAATCCAATATACTCTCTTAAGTTTTTGCTATCCAAGTCATTTATATCATTTCCATCTATATTTAAAATTCCTTTGTCTATTTTATAAAATTTCATTATTAAACTTATTAAGGTTGTTTTTCCGCTTCCTGTTGGTCCAATTATACCTATATGTTCTCCTTGATTTATTTTGAAACTTATATCGTTTAATACTTTCTCATTATCAGTATATGAAAAATTCACATTTTTAAATTCTAAACTACCACTGATATCTATTTTTATATTTCCTCTCTTATCTATATCATTTTGAGTATCTAAAACTTCTATAACTCTTTCACTAGACGCTTTTGCTCTTATAAAGACATTAAAAATATGAGCTATCATAAGCAATGAAGTTAATATTCGCCCTATATAATTTATATAAGCTACAATAACACCTACTTCAATTTCATTTTTTAAAATTAATTTTGATCCTAAATATAATATAGCTGCTATTATTATATTTGAAATTAAAGTTATTGTTGGTTTAAATACAGTACTAATTTTCATAGCTTTTTCAGTTACTTCTAATAAATCCATGTTCACATTTTCAAATTTTTCTTCTTCATACTTTACCCTATTAAATAACTTAACGATTCTTATGTTACATAGATATTGCCTTAAATTTGAATTTAAATTGTCTAAAGATATTTGAACTTTCTTAAAATAAGGTGTTCCTATATTTAAATTTATGATAATTATGCCAAATATAATAATTATACCAACTAATAATACTATTGAAAGTTTTAAATTTAGCTTCATAGCCAATATAAAACTACCTATGCAAAGTATAGGAGCTTTTATTATAATTCGCATTAATCCATTTACAAATTGTTGTATTTGGTTAATATCATTGGTACTCCTAGTTATTAAAGATCCTTTTGTTATTTTATCTATATTCTCAAATGAGTATGAATTTATATGTTCAAATATATCGCTCCTTAAATCTCTAGCAAATTTTTGAGATACATTTGTTGAAATTATACTTCTTAAAATAGCAAAAACGGCTCCTGCTATTGTTATCACTACCATTAAAAATCCTTTGTTTATCAGATAATTCATATCTTTATTTGCTATACCTATATCTATAACGTTAGCCAGTATCGTAGGTTGCATCAAATCACAAATAGCTTCAAAGCTAACCAACACTATGCCTAAAATAAATAAAACAAAATATTTTTTCATATAAACCATAAAGTGTCTCACAAGCACACCTCCCCAATATATTTATATGTACTTTATACTATTTATTATATCCATTTTACATTTTATAATAAATCATACATTTTAAAATAATAAAAAAGCTATCTCATAATCATGAGATAGCTTCTATTTTTTATTTGATAAAAAATATCCAATCCATATTCCAAGTGCCAAAGTAATAAGTGTT
The nucleotide sequence above comes from Paraclostridium bifermentans. Encoded proteins:
- a CDS encoding ABC transporter ATP-binding protein, which translates into the protein MKSKIESRFTPRKKPKNTRKTILRLLKYFNNEKKTLILISILVFLDCLIVILIPLLIGKCIDIIDMNVLGKSIFKITLGALISFYLIDSVVSLFKEFIIINMSQRVIKKIRSSVFSKLQTLPIAYFDEHKNGDLMSRITNDIDNISSGISSSIAQIITSIITIFGTVIMMFILSPQLTILSIITMPLVIILSKFIARRSKSFFKNQQIELGLLNSHIEENIKNMNVIKSFNYEEDSVESFNEINDRLLRESLKAQIYSSLLMPMMNVITNISFTLISVAGAYLSIKNIITVGTIATFLSYTKQFTRPLNELANLFNTFQISIAGCERVFEILDEEVKEKHVIKGVKSKDMLKGDIEFKNVWFKYGKGDYILKDLNFKIKDGTSNAIIGTTGSGKTTIINLINRLYEHDKGKILIGGYDINDYDKEYFNNSLSIVLQDIYLFNGTILDNIKYSKLDATKEDVIDACKISNSHSFIMKLKNNYDTWIEEGGDSLSIGQKQLISISRAILKESPILILDEATSSIDTNTERKIQEAIKYAMKDKTSIIIAHRLSTIRYCDNIMVVDKGVIAESGTHEQLMNKKGIYYDSICSLNGDNMN
- a CDS encoding ABC transporter ATP-binding protein, giving the protein MRHFMVYMKKYFVLFILGIVLVSFEAICDLMQPTILANVIDIGIANKDMNYLINKGFLMVVITIAGAVFAILRSIISTNVSQKFARDLRSDIFEHINSYSFENIDKITKGSLITRSTNDINQIQQFVNGLMRIIIKAPILCIGSFILAMKLNLKLSIVLLVGIIIIFGIIIINLNIGTPYFKKVQISLDNLNSNLRQYLCNIRIVKLFNRVKYEEEKFENVNMDLLEVTEKAMKISTVFKPTITLISNIIIAAILYLGSKLILKNEIEVGVIVAYINYIGRILTSLLMIAHIFNVFIRAKASSERVIEVLDTQNDIDKRGNIKIDISGSLEFKNVNFSYTDNEKVLNDISFKINQGEHIGIIGPTGSGKTTLISLIMKFYKIDKGILNIDGNDINDLDSKNLREYIGLVPQKSTLFNKTIINNIKMGNRKASLDKVIDICKICECDEFIKNFEGGYEQMVGENGANLSGGQKQRVCIARALIKNPKILILDDSFSAMDIKTENRIKNNIKNYLDNTTYIVVSQKISSILDMDKIIVLENGKIVGFDNHSSLLKQCDMYKEIYNSQISPDV